In the Wyeomyia smithii strain HCP4-BCI-WySm-NY-G18 chromosome 2, ASM2978416v1, whole genome shotgun sequence genome, one interval contains:
- the LOC129723306 gene encoding uncharacterized protein LOC129723306 isoform X2, with amino-acid sequence MRNLKSSRHRTIDCPQMTSPKNLAALSTSHNSHNNTSSITSGTNSSNQIPSALTVSNRILRSPSHESFSTDLSLISISVSSMTSDATSVLNRSSCSLLTKTMEDKLGNLLLKDAKKNRSSTLTEKWSESNDLIRNCATLSAALGIHKSFSTTDIYQLPSDQHNLGGRLSTSELALTPFQKAGYLFEHPRLDHTSRSYSTWVAVGELASTSQLPSPHGGQSSNQVPTICNSTPTPSFTVSDLISSVNKKIRQNYIRRRLYTTYRAIERLSQSEFNLDRLEAAAFAANNFSNPGPTELVVPTTHASASPIGGKSANIDVSPVATSSASPSPDPSAALHSKKSTSKSHHAKKNLTFLDIESERGKPLSKYERHMLIFNWLHTIDDAPIEIDN; translated from the exons AACAATTGATTGCCCTCAAATGACGTCGCCGAAGAATCTAGCAGCATTGTCTACCAGCCACAACAGTCACAACAACACCAGCTCCATTACCAGTGGCACTAATAGCAGCAACCAGATCCCGTCCGCCTTGACCGTGTCGAACCGAATCCTGCGGTCGCCGTCACACGAAAGTTTTTCCACAGATTTATCATTGATTTCAATTTCGGTCTCATCGATGACGTCGGACGCGACCAGCGTGTTGAATCGATCCAGCTGCAGCCTGCTGACGAAAACCATGGAGGACAAACTAGGAAATCTGCTGTTGAAGGATGCCAAAAAGAATCG ATCTTCAACGCTGACAGAAAAATGGAGCGAGAGCAACGATTTAATTCGCAACTGTGCCACACTGTCAGCGGCTCTAGGCATCCACAAGAGCTTCAGTACAACCGATATCTACCAGTTGCCATCCGATCAGCACAATCTTGGCGGAAGACTTTCCACTTCCGAGCTTGCGTTGACCCCGTTCCAGAAGGCCGGCTACCTGTTCGAACATCCCCGTCTAGACCACACATCCCGATCATACTCCACTTGGGTTGCGGTGGGTGAGCTGGCATCTACTTCACAACTGCCTTCGCCTCACGGTGGGCAATCTTCCAACCAGGTTCCAACGATCTGCAACTCCACGCCGACGCCTAGCTTCACCGTTTCTGATTTGATCAGCTCCGTGAACAAGAAAATCCGCCAAAACTATATCCGGCGACGGCTTTACACTACCTACCGTGCCATCGAAAGACTGTCCCAGAGCGAGTTCAACCTGGACCGCCTGGAAGCGGCTGCTTTCGCCGCAAACAACTTCAGTAATCCTGGTCCTACGGAGTTGGTCGTTCCAACAACACACGCTTCTGCCTCTCCCATCGGGGGAAAATCGGCAAACATCGACGTTAGTCCGGTGGCAACGAGCTCCGCTAGCCCATCTCCAGATCCGTCTGCAGCGCTACACTCGAAGAAATCAACCAGCAAGTCACATCACGCCAAAAAGAATCTTACATTTTTGGACATCGAAAGTGAACGAGGAAAACCTCTGTCCAAGTATGAGCGTCACATGCTGATCTTTAACTGGCTGCATACCATCGATGATGCACCAATAGAAATTGACAATTGA
- the LOC129723306 gene encoding uncharacterized protein LOC129723306 isoform X1, which yields MTSPKNLAALSTSHNSHNNTSSITSGTNSSNQIPSALTVSNRILRSPSHESFSTDLSLISISVSSMTSDATSVLNRSSCSLLTKTMEDKLGNLLLKDAKKNRSSTLTEKWSESNDLIRNCATLSAALGIHKSFSTTDIYQLPSDQHNLGGRLSTSELALTPFQKAGYLFEHPRLDHTSRSYSTWVAVGELASTSQLPSPHGGQSSNQVPTICNSTPTPSFTVSDLISSVNKKIRQNYIRRRLYTTYRAIERLSQSEFNLDRLEAAAFAANNFSNPGPTELVVPTTHASASPIGGKSANIDVSPVATSSASPSPDPSAALHSKKSTSKSHHAKKNLTFLDIESERGKPLSKYERHMLIFNWLHTIDDAPIEIDN from the exons ATGACGTCGCCGAAGAATCTAGCAGCATTGTCTACCAGCCACAACAGTCACAACAACACCAGCTCCATTACCAGTGGCACTAATAGCAGCAACCAGATCCCGTCCGCCTTGACCGTGTCGAACCGAATCCTGCGGTCGCCGTCACACGAAAGTTTTTCCACAGATTTATCATTGATTTCAATTTCGGTCTCATCGATGACGTCGGACGCGACCAGCGTGTTGAATCGATCCAGCTGCAGCCTGCTGACGAAAACCATGGAGGACAAACTAGGAAATCTGCTGTTGAAGGATGCCAAAAAGAATCG ATCTTCAACGCTGACAGAAAAATGGAGCGAGAGCAACGATTTAATTCGCAACTGTGCCACACTGTCAGCGGCTCTAGGCATCCACAAGAGCTTCAGTACAACCGATATCTACCAGTTGCCATCCGATCAGCACAATCTTGGCGGAAGACTTTCCACTTCCGAGCTTGCGTTGACCCCGTTCCAGAAGGCCGGCTACCTGTTCGAACATCCCCGTCTAGACCACACATCCCGATCATACTCCACTTGGGTTGCGGTGGGTGAGCTGGCATCTACTTCACAACTGCCTTCGCCTCACGGTGGGCAATCTTCCAACCAGGTTCCAACGATCTGCAACTCCACGCCGACGCCTAGCTTCACCGTTTCTGATTTGATCAGCTCCGTGAACAAGAAAATCCGCCAAAACTATATCCGGCGACGGCTTTACACTACCTACCGTGCCATCGAAAGACTGTCCCAGAGCGAGTTCAACCTGGACCGCCTGGAAGCGGCTGCTTTCGCCGCAAACAACTTCAGTAATCCTGGTCCTACGGAGTTGGTCGTTCCAACAACACACGCTTCTGCCTCTCCCATCGGGGGAAAATCGGCAAACATCGACGTTAGTCCGGTGGCAACGAGCTCCGCTAGCCCATCTCCAGATCCGTCTGCAGCGCTACACTCGAAGAAATCAACCAGCAAGTCACATCACGCCAAAAAGAATCTTACATTTTTGGACATCGAAAGTGAACGAGGAAAACCTCTGTCCAAGTATGAGCGTCACATGCTGATCTTTAACTGGCTGCATACCATCGATGATGCACCAATAGAAATTGACAATTGA